GATCTTTGAATTCTTGAGTTCAAATTCTGTTTTGAGTTTTATCTTATAAGTAAATGAGTGTGGAAAGATGTTATTCTCTAAAAGAGATTAGGGATTTTGTGTTAGAGCGACGATGGAGGAAATGAGAATTCAACTAAAAATTTAAAGAAActctagatttttgtttttatttttgaagtAAAAGAGTTTGAAATAGGATATTTGTTACTTCGAATTTTTGTGTTTAGAGTAGTAATTGAGGAAGCGAGAAAGTTTTCTGCATCTTATGTTTATAAATGAGCGTGAAAAGCAGTGTTTAAGATGTAAGGACGGTATTTTGTAAAAGAGTTCTGGAAATCTGTGTTTGGAGGGGTAATTGAAGAAGTGAGGAAGAGTAAAGTGTTTTTACAAAGCTCATTGAATTTTATGTTCAGACTTTGTTTTCATTTTTGAAGTAAATCATTGTAAAAGACTGTATTTGAACAGAGTTCGTTTCTAAAAAGAACTTGGAAAATTTGTGCTTAAAGCATTAATTGAGGAAGTAAGAGCGCCTTTTAGAAAGATCTTTGAGTGATGTTCtttaattttgtatttattttgggAGTAATTGAGGGTGAAAAGCGTATTAAAGAAGAAACCGTACGATGGTTTTTACGAGAGCTTAGAATTTTTTGTTTAGAACGATTGTTGGGGAAGTAAGAAACTTCTTATTTTTCAGCTAGCTTTGAATCATATGTTTGATTCAAAGCTTTTATAGCTTTGACATAAACCAAAAAACTGACTGTAAATATGTTTAAGTCCAAGAAAATTTGACTGGAAATTTGTATGAGAGTTTTTGTGAAATATCTTTGAAAGCTTGTGTTTATAGGTGAAAAAGATCAGGAAATTGTATAAAGCCTTTGATAAAAAGAAGTGAAAAAAATAGAGGTAAGTTTCTTTTTACAATAGAGAAGGTGCAAAATATAGGATGTTGATGCAGTAATCACTAATATATTTTTTTCCATTATATTCTGGAAATACATAGCTGTATATATAGATTTAAGAATATAATCGAAATTTTCGATTATTTAtaacaaataattaattatttggGTTAATGTTTATTATCTTGTATTCGTTCTTTTAACTGAACCAAAACCTCCTACACGACTATTTGGTGGTTACAGGACTTTCGACTTGCAAAAGATCTTCAGACATATAAATCTGTGAGGAAAAGCAGTTCAAAACAGGTAAGTATTAAATTTTATCAAGAAAAATAGGATAAATCTGAttcttttaatttttagtttttaaattattCTTCTGGAATAAGGTGTGCAAAGACAACTATTGAGAATAAATCttggattttttttaaatataactaTTAAATCTTGTCATTGGATCTAGAAAAGTTCACAAACTGTGTAAAGTCTTCAGGGAAAAGTGGTCGAAACAGAGCTAAGTGATTTCTATTaaaaaagaatttttgtttttcttttaaaattctGAAGGTAAATGAATGTAAAAGTTAGTATTGATGTAGgtatattattaaattttttaataaataatttagtattaAACTCTAGTGTTTTAGAATGTTTGAGAGAGTAAGAGCGTACTTTTTGAAGAGATTAAAATTGTGTGTTTTAATGGCAAAAAAGTTAAGTAAATAGTATCAAACTGGTAGAAGAGTTTTGTTGTGAGGGTGGTCCAGTTCGCTAGTGAATGGCACATTGGATTGTTAAAGAGCAGAGGCAAAATAATTTAATGATAGAATGTGTCATTAGCTCAAAAACCTAAAACCCCCTTGCAGAACTGATTTAATGGTGTCAGATCTCTAGAATTTTATCGTTTGACTGATATTACGCAGCAAAGTCTCAAGGAAAACAGTTCAATATTGTATTTCATGAAAGAAGGAGGCTTATTGATGTTCTTTTAGAGCTAAATGAGTGCCAATGGCAGTACTGAGTAAggatatttttatgtagaagagtTTTTAAATTTGGACCAAGGATTAAGTGCTTTTTAATACTTCGAAGTTATTTGCCTAGAGGAGCAAAAGTTCAGGAGATAGATAGTAGAAGAAGACCTTTGTTTCTAGTAGTCTAATGTAGATTTTAGCAAGAAATTGGTTTTTTAATGTGGGATATCAAAATTACTGAAGAAAATATGTTTTAGTAGGAGCCTGAATCTTATTACTGAAAGTAAAATCTGCTGCAGGACTGATTTGACAGTGGTGGTGAACAGTCATTTGCAACTAGACCAAAGGAATCAAGGAATAATTCTCAACATCTTCAGAGCTCTGCAAAAATGTACAGGCTTTTTCAGCCAATTGCTCCTGGTATACCTAGGATTGTAGGTCCAGCAAGTGGTGACTACATCGGCCCTCCCGGTCCCAATTTTACTACACAGCAATGGATTATTCCTTGGAAAAGTCTGCCTCAAGATAAGGATCCAAAGTTTAGTAAGAAGATGGCTCCTGTGATTAGAAGACTTAACTTTCCAAAGATAAAGGCTCAACGTGCAAGACCTAGGCCACCTCGTTCTGAAACTGCCATTGCTAAGCCTTTAAAGATTGGAAATGGTGTTCGCGAGCATGGAAACCCCCATGGTCTTAAACTAATTGATGCATTTGATGCCCTTAAGTGTTCTCCTTGTTATTTACAGCGCAATGAATTTGGGAATGGTACCAAAAAATTGTCTGGCGCACAGACTCGTATGCCGTACCTTAAGGCAGGAAACAAAGCACTTGCAGGTCTGGAGCATGCTTTAATGGCAGAGTCGGAGCAACTTGCAGAGTAGTTGCTAACTTTTTATGTTTCTTTAGATACCCACAAATTTGAACTCTTAATCGGATCAAATTTGAACTGTTAAGAGTGCAAAGTATGGGAACTATATCCTGGTTTACAGAGAACAAATTTTAACAGGTGTGATGCAAGTATTACTGCTGTACGTATGTGTATGGTAGGATATTGATAGCTAAGTAGTGTATGGAAGCTAGGGAAGTCCATGCTGCAAGTGTCTTAGGTTTGGCTCACTTGGTTACAATGTGAGCAGTTTGATGGGACCTTAAACTAGTCGTGTGGATCACTTGGTTGTTTTCTCAATTTCCTAAGAGTGTGGAGGACTTCAGATGTGGTGTCAGAAATGTGTTTGcttaaatattaaagaaaaaaatcttAATGAAGACTCCATCTTCTTGTTGAAGATCTGCATAATTAGTAAGAATATTTGTTGATCACCTACTTATATGCAATTTTAGATTTTGTGAAGCAGATTAGCTTATTAGATTTTAGATTTTCTCCTTTAGAAAAAGAAGTCAAGGTGAAGCATCTGGCTATGTTAATCTGGTTTGGATTTGCTAATAGAAAGTAGAAAATATTCAAATATTGAATGTGGTTTGGTTGAAGAGAGATGAATGTTGCAGTCAGTGCAGTTCTCTGCATATATGATATCAAGTAAATCATTTTCATGCAGTTTTTATGGTTGCAAAATAAATCTCTTTCAGAGTGGAATGTGAATCTGCGGATATATAAGTAGCCTAAAATATTAATACTATTATTTTTTATTGCTCATTTCAGTGTTACTGAGCAGAAAACTTCGGATAACTATTTAAAAAGCCTTAATGGATTGTTCTTTTGATTCATCTTGCATGCACAAACTTACTTGTgttaaaaatagatttttttagCAGCAGTATAATTCCGTGATTACATGCATGAAGTCCTCTGCAGATCTCTGATTTAACCTTACATGCGCCAAATTCAGTCTGCATTCACAAACAAAATATCCAAATCAGGTTTGCACCATTATGTGACTACAAGACCATCCAGAGTTTCTATTCTATTTTGTATATTTTATAATTTCAAACATTTCATTGGAAAGGGAATTTCACAGTCCAAACTATTCATGATTGTTCATTACTTCCTACAATATACTCAACATATATTTGGCATTCAACATATATATTACTATTTATTGTGAAAGGAAGGATGTGTTAGGTAATTATAGGAAAAAAAACCAGATATagacagaatatatatatatatatatatatatgtgaaaaaattCTTGCAGAGAAAAATCTCACTTTCTAAATTAGTCCAATGTACTATTTAGTAAACAACAgagttacaatacacttgcaaatcAAGTCTTTACAAGAGAAATATAAGAGATGCAATATATAAAACTATCAAATGATTATTGGAAAAGTCATGAACTAAAGCCACCCAAAATGTgacactcaaatctgaaaattagTCCCAAAAATAAAAATAGCACATTTCTTccacttgtcataatttttttataatccACTCTCTAAATTGAAGTTCCATTATCTCCAACTAAAAATGTATTATGATATGTCATAACACATATCTTAAGTTTGTGAAGGTGAATAAGTATAATCCCCCTTATATTCTTTTATGTATCCAACACATTTTTACATTTCCTATGCAAACTACTTtgagaggccataacttttgatttgAGAGGCTAATTGGGTTCTTTTTTAAAATTGTAGAGCTTGAAGGGACAACATCACCATAGATGGtgctatttttaatttttttttggccaAAACCCAGCTcaatagtaaaaaaaataaaatttcttaaCTTTATAACTCAAAAGGTGCACTCTTATCAAGAGGAATAAGGATGAGATGCCTTTCATAAGACATTGATATTTACCTTAAGTGTAGGAGTTGATAATGAATTTGAATAGCctaagatacctataaaacaaaaataGTCTATACAAGAGAGTGTGGTAAGAGAATATCTTGCTTGATTATGGATACAAAATATACAATGGTCAATAATTAATCAATTTCTCCTATATAGAACCAGCCTTGTTTGCATGGCGTTGTTGTCACGGGGATTTGCACCTGATGCAAGCTTGAATTTCCTGCAATCCCATGAAACATTGGAATACTCTCAGGCTGTGGGTACCCTATTACGAGAGTAGACCTCTGGATTATAGGCCgaattcctatttgatcacctaaaacttaATCGAATTTCTGAGAAAAGGGGATAGAAGGATATACATAAACTGAAAACTACTGCTAGACAGGTGATCCACCAAAATAAGAATGATTCAAAATGCTCATAAACTCACAAGATACCTCAAACAACAAAGCTATTTGACTCACAACTCACATACACATGCCTGcaaaaatgattcttatgaaaggTTTCAGCTTTCTGATGATCATAAAAAGGAAAACAAGTAAGCTTTCACAATTTTAAATGCGACAAAAAAACAAACTCATCCACAGACCTGCACTATGACATGCTATTTCTGAATTAAGCACAGAAGGAATGAAGCTAAAGTAAAGGATTTCAAGACGAAATCACAATATTTTTGACGATTTACTCACAAACGATGCTCAAACATAGAAAAATTGAGAAGGAATGAAGCTTCTTTTATTGATAATTAGGAGCCATCtgcattacaaatctggaaaaactCATAAGGAAATGAGTTACAAAATTCTGTAAAACTGCTGCTAGACAGGTACCAAACTCTAGAACTTGAGAATAATGAGTGAGAAAAAGTCACTTATACAATAAGCttgccaaattcaaattttgaattttggctctAAAATGAATGACCTCCAAGCCCTTTCTCAAATCAAGGACTTAACTGAAAGATAACTCCCCTCAAACAGTCATGTCTTTGGTTGAATTTTGGGATTGTCTTGGATTGCCTCTAGTTtcaacctcttttcttcaagttgcttggGAGATTGGGCCTTCTTTTATTTTATGGCATATTTGGTTggaaaggaaccgacaaatatttCAAGGAGAAAAATTGGTTGTTATGCAATTGTGTCAATGAATAATTTGTGCTCTTCAGGAGACAGTTGAGGATAAATGTGACCTTTTTGGTCCTGTAGCCCCTGGTGATTTGGATGTCTATCGGAGGTTGAGTTTCCTATTCAAGGGATTGGTACGACTGGTAGGAAGAGGCATTGGTAGATCAAGGAGAAAATTGTTAGAGATGGTAGATGGCGCCCTCCTACTCCTGGAGTTCTCAAAATTAATACTGATGGATCTTCTAGAGAGAATCCCAGTCCGACAAGGATAGGAGGTATTGGTCGAGATAGTTGTGGAGAGGTTCATTTCTTCTTTTTCGTGTATAAAGGGGTTCACACCAACAACTTTATGGAAGTCCTTGCTCTTTGGTATGTGTTATAAAGAGCTTATGCTCTAGGTTGGAGAAGGGTTATTTGTGAATTTGATTCACAAGTGAGTGTTTCTATGTTGAATGAGAGGTGGTTGGTTGGGGTTAATCGGTGGATAGCTCAGGTTCTTCATCATATTCTTAGTTTGAGTGGGTATTTGTATTCTCTCTTTTTTACATATTATTCCTAGGGAATGAAATGGTGTAGCGGATTGTTTGGAGGGATGGAATATTGGTGACAAGAGTTATTTTCCTTTGGATCTTTATGGTGTGTTAGATCAATTAATGGACAAGAATAGGGTAATTTAATGGTTGGCCTCTATCGAGGCTTCTTGTTTTGTTGCTTTGTATCTGTTCTTTGTAATTGATGAATTTTTATCcattttcttaaaataaaaaaaatggacaATGAGTCTTGTTTATATAGACAAGGTTAAAGATAGGTTAAGAAACTTCTTTCTTTTTGAGTTGTCTTTGAATCATATGTAAAAATTTAGGATTTATAGCTTTGacatagattaaaaaaaataactaaaattatgtatgaatcaaagaaaatttgactaaatttttttatgagtgtttttgtcaaacatctttgAAAACTTGTGTTTATAAGTGCAAAAGATCAAGAAATTGTATAGATCTTTtgagaaaaagcatgaaaaatatagaggtaagtttCTTTCTATAGTAGAAAAGACGCATAAATTGGTTtagtattatatttttttattatattattagtatagttgtatatatagatttaagaagcATCATTTTGGCAATTCAAATACACTTAGGCACTTGGATAGTATTTTCTTTGATACCATATTGAAATGGTAAGTAGATTGAATTTATACACCATATTATTATTGTACAAAAGGTaaacataataaaatatatttaatttgagaCTTCACACATACAATATAATTTAACATTTTATTAAAATATGACTTACTAATCCACTATTTTCTATGAAATAACCACCTAGATACTTATGGAAAGGTAACTTCTCAAAACTAACATAATATTTATTTACTAACAATCACCTAttaacatttatttattattttatctaaTCTATATGTTATAGATCTAATACTAACTCCAATAGTTCATTTAATAGTATTAAACATGTTCAAGTTACCATCTACTAAATCACCATGCATTCTCAAGGTGTATATTTTTTTCTCTAGAAAATTTTAACCATAGAATTAGACTAGGACACATGTCTTCCTTTATGAAGAGATTTTGAGAAAGATTTTCACATACATTCAACAAATCTAAACTTACCAGGTATATTTGGATGAGGCTTCTCACCTTTCTTTCAATAGTACCTAAACATCTAATCATATTGTAGTTAGTTTGGATCCAAATATTAAAACCCATGtatctttatttatgaataaaCCCTCCATCTTGAACTTCCACAACTCAAATTTACTGTTATAAAACCTCTCTATTTCTACCCTCAATATTCTTTCctttttcctacaacaagatatCCTTTTGTTGAAACTCTCACTTaaaccaaaattaaattaaaaagagaaacccaaggtgattaagctttgataccaaattaAAGGAAGAAAAAGTATGGAATATGCCTACTACACTAATGTATAAGGGAAGCATatacaaaattaatttaaatattatgatTAAAAGGAAAATTTCTACATAAAATTAATGCAAAAAAATAACATAGCTTAGCAtattgatatttttggaaaaatctcTTTTAGAACAAAGAAATCATATTATCAATAGCAATGAAACAATTATATTATGATGCTCAAGAGTATACCCTTGTAGAAGTAGTcactaacaaaaaaaaatatagaacaTAAATGAACCCTCACTCACTACGAAACCTCCATCTTCAACATCCAATAAGTAGGTAATCTCAAACCACGAATCAAGAACACTTTTCAAAAACCATGGAACAATACCATGCCCCAAAAATGGTGTCCAAAATTAGCATCTAAATTCCATTGACATAATCTTGGGGAGTCCACAAACTATCTAAACAAGATTTTCCTATAGTTTTCACAATGTGTCATAACTCTACCATGGCCTCCTCAAAATGGGCACTCCATTTTACTATATTTAAACTTATCCAAAGATTCATTATGACATAATAACACGCATCATAAGTTGGTCAACTTGATGAAATCAACAATACAATTCATTGCATGTTCTTATGTACATCATAGATTCTCTTACAACACTTATATTGTCATAAATGTTTGTACACATTTAACATGAGAAGATATTATCTTAAAAACATATACACATGTCATAACAAATTGTAAACATGAAAATAATGTCCAATTTATAATGAAGTGCCCTTTTCAATAATGACTCATAATTAATTAACAAACAATAAATACACATGAATTTCATGATGAAAGCTAATCTACTCtcattcatttttaattttttacttCCAACATGAGAAAATTGATATCTTATTTCTTTAATCCACTTCATCACTCCCATCATGGATATCATTGTATTGTTCTTAATATATatgcaagttttattttttattgttgttttactACTAATTTTTGAAATCTAGTTTGCCCTCCATACTCAATagattgattttatttttattttttgaggtATTAATATGAAAAGGAAGGATCCATAGATATGATACCTTTATTGGCAAGAGAACTTGACCTTTTAATTACAAAATAATGGATGTTTTCAAGGAGGAATAGTAATCCAATTATGATAAGGAATATGTGGAGGCCGTGAAAAATAAGGAGTAATAAGATAGATCCTTTTTAAGGTGGAAAATGAATTAGATTCCAATGAGGTGGCAAGACCTAAGCTAGTGGATTGGTTACAAGCTAATATAGTGCTGAGTGTGGTAGGGATTTTAGCTCATGAGATTTGAGTCATTtagttttaaatcatttaaatatgaTTTCAATAAGTAATCATTATAGTCATGAAAAATTTCCCCATTTATGTTGTTATATTTGAAAGGCAAGGAGGTCTACTTAGTACACTTGACTACCTTTAAGAATTTGTTAGTAAAGGATAAAAAATGGCTATATTCAATACTTTAGGTAAAGAGGATTCACTTAATAATCTTATAGCATCATAAATGATCAAATATTCTATTGTTGGACATTTTGAAGCACATATTTTGTTAGGGCACTTGCATGTAACACTAGTATTCTAAAAACATGccaaaatgtttaaatttaaatgtCAACCTTGTGATCTTAATAGACACAACCTTTTTGTTGGCCTAATCTTGAGTGGCAATCGTGAAAGGTATTAGTTGCATATATATGTGACTCTGTTCTCCTTTACAAAAGTTAGATCGACTAGAAGATTATTATCATAATTCATCTTatcaaagaataaagagagaaaTTATCAAGCACACTACAATCTACGAAGCACATTTATATGCAAGTATTgtttcttaattattattattatcatttttttatgtCAATATGGCACTAAGGGGGGCATACCCAGAATAACAAAGATTACATTAACGTTCATCCAAAAAAACTAAAAAGAAGAGTAGTAAGCCTAGCTACTACACTAGACCCACATCCTCCTTAGACTCCATAAATTCAGATAATTTTGCTCAACCTAGAGCCACTAGGGGGCCCAAAAGTGCCAATGTTGTAGGTCTACATGCGACTCTAGTCGAACCCACAATCTCCTTTTGGAGCACAATGTCTCTTCTCACCTAAAGTTGTTGAACCTCCCCATCCTCCTCTCTCAACCAGTTGAGAAGGGGTACCCATGATTCATTATAATATAGGGTCAGCCATGGCCAAACTTCCTCAGATGGGTGAAGTGCAAAACTAATGACCAACATATCAAGGTAGTGTTGCATGTCTACCCGTTATTTTGTCTTAACTGGTTTCTACATGAGGAACTTGATGAGATTGTTCTCCTCTTGTACCTATAGAAACCAGGCCATGAAAAGGGACATGCCATCTCTATTCACCATATAGTGATAAGTTGATGAAAGGAAGACCTCCCCAAGGATTTCGTTTATAGCCTCTATCATTTCTAGTTCTGGCATGTTGCATATCTTCTTCAAATGCTTGTCTAAAATCCTCCCATTGAATGTCATTTGCCTCTCTGAAGCTCATATGCAAATTATTCAGTTCTTCATGAATAATTCCATCTCTTACAAATTTATGGTTGCTAAGGTAATCTATGACCCCTTCATCCCTTTTTATTAAAATTTCCCTAGCTTTAGGCATGAATGCATTGGTATTGGACGCCCTCTTCGCTAGTCCTAACACTTCAAAGTGGGAATGAAATTTTTAATAACTCCAACTACCACCTACAATAGCTTGATTTTTTCAACATTTCCCTCTCAATAGGTGTGAGTAAGTTTAAAATCTTCCAATTGGGCTGAGCCATGCCAAATTCATGGGAGGAGATTTTTAAACTTCCAATTCCACATATCTTGAAGTTGAATTGTGTTAACCACAATCATCAAGTCACCTTCCATGTAGAGTTTCCCGAACCCCATTTTGATTCATAACAAGATCTCAAACCA
This genomic stretch from Cryptomeria japonica chromosome 8, Sugi_1.0, whole genome shotgun sequence harbors:
- the LOC131074329 gene encoding uncharacterized protein LOC131074329, producing MYRLFQPIAPGIPRIVGPASGDYIGPPGPNFTTQQWIIPWKSLPQDKDPKFSKKMAPVIRRLNFPKIKAQRARPRPPRSETAIAKPLKIGNGVREHGNPHGLKLIDAFDALKCSPCYLQRNEFGNGTKKLSGAQTRMPYLKAGNKALAGLEHALMAESEQLAE